Proteins from a single region of Thermotoga maritima MSB8:
- a CDS encoding ABC transporter ATP-binding protein translates to MSRLVVKNLTKIFSLGFFSKRRIEAVKNVSFEVKEKEIVSLVGESGSGKTTTAKMILRLLPPTSGEIYFEGKDIWKDIKDRESLVEFRRKVHAVFQDPFASYNPFYPVERTLWQAISLLENKPSNKKEALELIKESLFRVGIDPKDVLGKYPHQISGGQKQRIMIARCWILRPLLIVADEPTSMIDASSRGGIIKLLEELREEQGTSIIFITHDLGLAYYVSDNIFVMKNGEIVERGHPDKVVLEPTHEYTKLLVGSIPKLYRKLEDL, encoded by the coding sequence ATGAGCAGGCTCGTCGTGAAGAACCTTACAAAGATCTTCTCACTTGGATTCTTCTCCAAGCGTCGTATAGAGGCGGTGAAGAATGTTTCTTTTGAGGTGAAGGAGAAAGAAATCGTTTCACTCGTTGGAGAAAGCGGTTCCGGAAAAACAACCACCGCAAAGATGATACTGAGGCTCCTTCCCCCTACCTCCGGTGAAATCTACTTTGAAGGTAAAGATATCTGGAAAGATATAAAGGACAGGGAATCTCTGGTTGAATTCAGAAGGAAGGTCCACGCGGTTTTCCAGGATCCTTTTGCGAGTTACAATCCCTTCTATCCAGTCGAGAGAACTCTCTGGCAGGCCATAAGTCTTCTCGAGAACAAGCCTTCAAACAAGAAAGAAGCGCTCGAACTCATAAAGGAGTCACTTTTCAGAGTGGGAATAGATCCAAAGGATGTACTTGGAAAGTACCCGCACCAGATTTCTGGTGGACAGAAACAAAGAATCATGATAGCAAGATGCTGGATCTTGAGGCCTCTTTTGATCGTAGCGGACGAACCCACATCCATGATAGACGCTTCCTCCAGAGGAGGTATCATAAAACTCCTCGAAGAGCTCAGAGAGGAACAAGGAACGTCCATCATATTCATCACACACGATCTGGGGCTTGCCTATTACGTTTCCGACAACATTTTCGTTATGAAGAACGGTGAAATCGTGGAAAGGGGACACCCAGACAAAGTGGTTCTCGAGCCGACCCACGAATACACCAAGCTCCTCGTCGGTAGCATCCCGAAGCTTTACAGGAAACTGGAGGATCTGTGA
- a CDS encoding ABC transporter substrate-binding protein, which translates to MRKSLVLLLALLVLSSLMAQVSLPREDTVYIGGALWGPATTWNLYAPQSTWGTDQFMYLPAFQYDLGRDAWIPVIAERYEFVDDKTLRIYIRPEARWSDGVPITADDFVYALELTKELGIGPGGGWDTYIEYVKAVDTKVVEFKAKEENLNYFQFLSYSLGAQPMPKHVYERIRAQMNIKDWINDKPEEQVVSGPYKLYYYDPNIVVYQRVDDWWGKDIFGLPRPKYLAHVIYKDNPSASLAFERGDIDWNGLFIPSVWELWEKKGLPVGTWYKKEPYFIPDGVGFVYVNNTKPGLSDPAVRKAIAYAIPYNEMLKKAYFGYGSQAHPSMVIDLFEPYKQYIDYELAKKTFGTEDGRIPFDLDMANKILDEAGYKKGPDGVRVGPDGTKLGPYTISVPYGWTDWMMMCEMIAKNLRSIGIDVKTEFPDFSVWADRMTKGTFDLIISWSVGPSFDHPFNIYRFVLDKRLSKPVGEVTWAGDWERYDNDEVVELLDKAVSTLDPEVRKQAYFRIQQIIYRDMPSIPAFYTAHWYEYSTKYWINWPSEDNPAWFRPSPWHADAWPTLFIISKKSDPQPVPSWLGTVDEGGIEIPTAKIFEDLQKATM; encoded by the coding sequence ATGAGAAAGTCACTTGTACTGTTACTGGCTCTTCTGGTTCTTTCCAGTTTGATGGCGCAGGTGTCTCTGCCACGTGAAGACACAGTCTACATCGGAGGAGCCCTCTGGGGTCCTGCAACCACCTGGAATCTCTATGCACCGCAGTCCACATGGGGTACTGATCAGTTCATGTACCTCCCGGCGTTCCAGTACGACCTTGGAAGAGACGCTTGGATTCCTGTCATCGCAGAAAGATACGAATTCGTGGACGACAAAACTCTGAGGATCTACATCAGACCTGAAGCAAGATGGAGCGATGGGGTGCCTATCACCGCAGATGATTTTGTCTACGCTCTGGAGCTCACCAAAGAACTCGGAATAGGTCCCGGCGGTGGATGGGATACCTACATCGAGTACGTGAAAGCTGTTGACACAAAAGTGGTTGAATTCAAGGCGAAAGAAGAGAATCTCAATTACTTCCAGTTCCTTTCCTACTCCCTCGGTGCACAACCGATGCCCAAACACGTCTACGAAAGGATCAGAGCACAGATGAACATAAAAGACTGGATCAACGACAAACCTGAAGAACAGGTTGTTTCTGGTCCTTACAAACTCTACTACTACGACCCGAACATCGTTGTGTATCAGAGAGTTGACGACTGGTGGGGCAAGGACATCTTTGGACTCCCAAGACCCAAGTATCTGGCTCACGTCATTTACAAGGACAACCCGAGTGCCAGTCTCGCGTTCGAAAGAGGCGACATTGACTGGAACGGACTCTTCATTCCGAGTGTCTGGGAACTGTGGGAGAAGAAAGGCCTTCCGGTTGGAACGTGGTACAAAAAGGAACCTTACTTCATTCCCGACGGTGTGGGATTCGTGTACGTAAACAATACCAAACCTGGTTTGAGCGACCCAGCTGTGAGAAAAGCGATTGCTTACGCTATTCCGTACAACGAAATGCTCAAAAAGGCTTACTTCGGTTATGGAAGCCAGGCTCATCCGTCCATGGTGATTGATCTCTTCGAACCGTACAAACAGTATATCGACTACGAGCTTGCGAAGAAGACCTTTGGAACTGAAGATGGAAGAATCCCATTCGATCTCGATATGGCAAACAAGATCTTGGACGAGGCAGGATACAAGAAAGGACCTGACGGTGTGAGAGTGGGACCCGATGGCACAAAACTTGGTCCGTACACGATATCTGTTCCGTACGGCTGGACCGACTGGATGATGATGTGTGAAATGATCGCAAAGAATCTGAGAAGCATAGGTATCGATGTGAAAACAGAATTTCCGGACTTCTCCGTGTGGGCGGACAGGATGACGAAGGGAACGTTCGACCTCATCATATCCTGGAGTGTTGGACCAAGCTTCGATCATCCGTTCAACATCTACAGATTCGTTCTTGATAAGAGACTTTCCAAACCAGTCGGTGAAGTCACGTGGGCCGGAGACTGGGAAAGGTACGACAACGATGAAGTAGTCGAACTCCTCGACAAAGCAGTTTCTACACTCGATCCTGAGGTGAGGAAACAGGCGTACTTCAGAATCCAGCAGATCATCTACAGAGACATGCCGAGCATACCCGCGTTCTACACGGCTCACTGGTACGAATACTCGACGAAGTACTGGATCAACTGGCCGAGCGAGGACAATCCAGCCTGGTTCAGACCTTCTCCATGGCACGCGGACGCCTGGCCGACTCTCTTCATCATCTCCAAGAAGAGCGATCCACAGCCCGTACCGTCCTGGCTTGGAACGGTTGATGAAGGAGGAATCGAGATACCCACCGCAAAGATCTTCGAAGATCTCCAGAAAGCGACTATGTGA
- a CDS encoding TM0026 family membrane protein: MFTKAVLSIFSWALVLELIVLFYYLWRGLRPVEFYLNLGLLGLTVPFLVFLVVREKKKRREEDDGKDR, from the coding sequence ATGTTTACAAAAGCGGTTCTCTCCATTTTTTCTTGGGCTCTGGTTCTTGAATTGATAGTTCTGTTTTATTACCTGTGGCGTGGCTTGAGGCCAGTGGAGTTCTACCTAAATTTAGGACTCCTCGGACTCACAGTACCTTTCCTTGTGTTTCTTGTCGTCAGAGAAAAGAAAAAGAGGAGGGAAGAAGACGATGGAAAGGATCGATGA
- a CDS encoding beta-glucosidase family protein — protein sequence MERIDEILSQLTTEEKVKLVVGVGLPGLFGNPHSRVAGAAGETHPVPRLGIPAFVLADGPAGLRINPTRENDENTYYTTAFPVEIMLASTWNRDLLEEVGKAMGEEVREYGVDVLLAPAMNIHRNPLCGRNFEYYSEDPVLSGEMASAFVKGVQSQGVGACIKHFVANNQETNRMVVDTIVSERALREIYLKGFEIAVKKARPWTVMSAYNKLNGKYCSQNEWLLKKVLREEWGFDGFVMSDWYAGDNPVEQLKAGNDMIMPGKAYQVNTERRDEIEEIMEALKEGKLSEEVLDECVRNILKVLVNAPSFKGYRYSNKPDLESHAEVAYEAGAEGVVLLENNGVLPFDENTHVAVFGTGQIETIKGGTGSGDTHPRYTISILEGIKERNMKFDEELASTYEEYIKKMRETEEYKPRTDSWGTVIKPKLPENFLSEKEIKKAAKKNDVAVVVISRISGEGYDRKPVKGDFYLSDDELELIKTVSKEFHDQGKKVVVLLNIGSPIEVASWRDLVDGILLVWQAGQEMGRIVADVLVGKINPSGKLPTTFPKDYSDVPSWTFPGEPKDNPQRVVYEEDIYVGYRYYDTFGVEPAYEFGYGLSYTKFEYKDLKIAIDGETLRVSYTITNTGDRAGKEVSQVYIKAPKGKIDKPFQELKAFHKTKLLNPGESEEISLEIPLRDLASFDGKEWVVESGEYEVRVGASSRDIRLRDIFLVEGEKRFKP from the coding sequence ATGGAAAGGATCGATGAAATTCTCTCTCAGTTAACTACAGAGGAAAAGGTGAAGCTCGTTGTGGGGGTTGGTCTTCCAGGACTTTTTGGGAACCCACATTCCAGAGTGGCGGGTGCGGCTGGAGAAACACATCCCGTTCCAAGACTTGGAATTCCTGCGTTTGTCCTGGCAGATGGTCCCGCAGGACTCAGAATAAATCCCACAAGGGAAAACGATGAAAACACTTACTACACGACGGCATTTCCCGTTGAAATCATGCTCGCTTCTACCTGGAACAGAGACCTTCTGGAAGAAGTGGGAAAAGCCATGGGAGAAGAAGTTAGGGAATACGGTGTCGATGTGCTTCTTGCACCTGCGATGAACATTCACAGAAACCCTCTTTGTGGAAGGAATTTCGAGTACTACTCAGAAGATCCTGTCCTTTCCGGTGAAATGGCTTCAGCCTTTGTCAAGGGAGTTCAATCTCAAGGGGTGGGAGCCTGCATAAAACACTTTGTCGCGAACAACCAGGAAACGAACAGGATGGTAGTGGACACGATCGTGTCCGAGCGAGCCCTCAGAGAAATATATCTGAAAGGTTTTGAAATTGCTGTCAAGAAAGCAAGACCCTGGACCGTGATGAGCGCTTACAACAAACTGAATGGAAAATACTGTTCACAGAACGAATGGCTTTTGAAGAAGGTTCTCAGGGAAGAATGGGGATTTGACGGTTTCGTGATGAGCGACTGGTACGCGGGAGACAACCCTGTAGAACAGCTCAAGGCCGGAAACGATATGATCATGCCTGGGAAAGCGTATCAGGTGAACACAGAAAGAAGAGATGAAATAGAAGAAATCATGGAGGCGTTGAAGGAGGGAAAATTGAGTGAGGAGGTTCTCGATGAGTGTGTGAGAAACATTCTCAAAGTTCTTGTGAACGCGCCTTCCTTCAAAGGGTACAGGTACTCAAACAAGCCGGATCTCGAATCTCACGCGGAAGTCGCCTACGAAGCAGGTGCGGAGGGTGTTGTCCTTCTTGAGAACAACGGTGTTCTTCCGTTCGATGAAAATACCCATGTCGCCGTCTTTGGCACCGGTCAAATCGAAACAATAAAGGGAGGAACGGGAAGTGGAGACACCCATCCGAGATACACGATCTCTATCCTTGAAGGCATAAAAGAAAGAAACATGAAGTTCGACGAAGAACTCGCTTCCACTTATGAGGAGTACATAAAAAAGATGAGAGAAACAGAGGAATATAAACCCAGAACCGACTCTTGGGGAACGGTCATAAAACCGAAACTCCCAGAGAATTTCCTCTCAGAAAAAGAGATAAAGAAAGCTGCAAAGAAAAACGATGTTGCAGTTGTTGTGATCAGTAGGATCTCCGGTGAGGGATACGACAGAAAGCCGGTGAAAGGTGACTTCTACCTCTCCGATGACGAGCTGGAACTCATAAAAACCGTCTCGAAAGAATTCCACGATCAGGGTAAGAAAGTTGTGGTTCTTCTGAACATCGGAAGTCCCATCGAAGTCGCAAGCTGGAGAGACCTTGTGGATGGAATTCTTCTCGTCTGGCAGGCGGGACAGGAGATGGGAAGAATAGTGGCCGATGTTCTTGTGGGAAAGATTAATCCCTCCGGAAAACTTCCAACGACCTTCCCGAAGGATTACTCGGACGTTCCATCCTGGACGTTCCCAGGAGAGCCAAAGGACAATCCGCAAAGAGTGGTGTACGAGGAAGACATCTACGTGGGATACAGGTACTACGACACCTTCGGTGTGGAACCTGCCTACGAATTCGGCTACGGCCTCTCTTACACAAAGTTTGAATACAAAGATTTAAAAATCGCTATCGACGGTGAGACGCTCAGAGTGTCGTACACGATCACAAACACTGGGGACAGAGCTGGAAAGGAAGTCTCACAGGTCTACATCAAAGCTCCAAAAGGAAAAATAGACAAACCCTTCCAGGAGCTGAAAGCGTTTCACAAAACAAAACTTTTGAACCCGGGTGAATCAGAAGAAATCTCCTTGGAAATTCCTCTCAGAGATCTTGCGAGTTTCGATGGGAAAGAATGGGTTGTCGAGTCAGGAGAATACGAGGTCAGGGTCGGTGCATCTTCGAGGGATATAAGGTTGAGAGATATTTTTCTGGTTGAGGGAGAGAAGAGATTCAAACCATGA
- a CDS encoding ABC transporter permease has product MFRTMIRPLFKNKKFIIGFSIFLFFLFLGIFGPMFYRVDPTEMTWDYEQPPSSAHPLGTDTYGRDVLAQLLHGIRSSLYIGFLAAIISLVIGTIIGSFSAVKRGIVDDVLMGITNIVLTTPSILIAILIASYLKVRSVEMVAVILGLFQWPWFARAIRAQLMSVMSREYVYLSVMAGYSDLRLVIEDLIPTIATYAFMSFVLFINGGIMGEAGLSLIGLGPTQGISLGIMLQWAVLMEAVRRGLWWWFVPPGLAIVAVTASLLVISTAMDEVFNPRLREE; this is encoded by the coding sequence ATGTTTCGAACGATGATAAGACCACTTTTCAAAAACAAAAAGTTCATAATAGGCTTTTCGATTTTTCTCTTCTTTCTCTTCCTGGGAATTTTTGGACCAATGTTCTACAGAGTAGATCCTACTGAAATGACCTGGGATTACGAGCAACCTCCTTCCAGTGCGCATCCTCTCGGAACGGATACGTACGGTAGAGACGTTCTTGCACAACTGCTTCATGGAATTCGTTCTTCGCTTTACATCGGTTTTCTGGCTGCAATCATCTCGCTTGTGATAGGTACGATCATAGGAAGTTTCTCCGCCGTGAAAAGGGGTATTGTGGATGATGTATTGATGGGAATAACAAACATCGTCCTTACAACTCCTTCGATACTCATAGCTATTCTGATAGCGAGTTATTTGAAGGTACGAAGTGTTGAAATGGTCGCAGTCATCTTGGGTCTATTCCAGTGGCCCTGGTTCGCAAGAGCGATAAGAGCACAGCTCATGAGTGTGATGTCGAGGGAGTACGTGTACCTTTCTGTTATGGCCGGCTATTCCGATCTCAGACTGGTGATAGAAGACCTCATCCCAACGATCGCAACTTACGCCTTCATGTCCTTTGTTCTTTTCATAAACGGAGGAATCATGGGAGAAGCAGGTCTGAGCTTGATAGGGCTCGGTCCCACCCAGGGAATCTCCCTTGGAATCATGCTCCAGTGGGCAGTTCTCATGGAGGCAGTGAGAAGAGGTCTGTGGTGGTGGTTCGTGCCACCAGGACTCGCCATTGTGGCTGTCACTGCTTCTCTGCTGGTCATCAGTACTGCAATGGATGAAGTCTTCAATCCACGCTTGAGGGAGGAGTGA
- a CDS encoding ABC transporter permease has translation MGSKSMFKYLLRRFIFLLVTYIVATTIVFILPRAIPGNPLSQILSGLSRVAQANPEAIRAAERTLMEEFGLGKPWYVQYFEFITKALRGDLGTSITFYPRKVIDLIIPVIPWTLILLLPATIVAWILGNSLGALAAYKRNTWIDKGVLTTSLIVSQIPYYWLGMIFIFLFGVKLGWLPVQGAYSQGTIPNLSWSFFVDVLKHYIMPFASIVVSAMGGWAIGMRLMVIYELGSDYAMFSEYLGMKDKRIFKYVFRNSLLPQITGLALSLGGVLGGALITEIVFNYPGTGYLLFRALTTLDYPLIQGIFVILIASIYLANFIVDFLYALIDPRIRLGQEA, from the coding sequence ATGGGATCGAAATCGATGTTCAAGTACCTTTTGAGACGTTTCATCTTCCTGCTTGTTACCTACATAGTGGCAACCACTATTGTGTTTATACTTCCAAGAGCGATTCCCGGGAATCCTTTATCTCAGATTCTCTCTGGTCTTTCCAGAGTCGCCCAGGCTAATCCAGAAGCTATAAGAGCTGCAGAAAGAACTTTGATGGAAGAATTTGGTCTCGGGAAACCCTGGTACGTTCAGTATTTCGAATTCATCACCAAGGCACTTCGAGGAGATCTTGGAACATCCATTACTTTCTACCCCAGGAAAGTCATTGACCTGATCATTCCAGTCATTCCGTGGACACTGATTCTTCTTCTTCCAGCAACTATAGTTGCCTGGATTCTAGGTAACAGCCTTGGTGCTCTGGCAGCTTACAAAAGAAACACATGGATTGACAAGGGAGTCCTTACAACTTCCCTGATAGTTTCTCAGATCCCGTATTACTGGCTTGGAATGATATTCATCTTTCTTTTTGGAGTTAAACTCGGCTGGCTTCCTGTTCAAGGGGCTTATTCTCAGGGAACGATACCGAACCTGAGCTGGTCGTTCTTCGTCGATGTTTTGAAGCACTACATAATGCCCTTCGCATCCATCGTCGTTTCTGCGATGGGTGGATGGGCGATAGGAATGAGACTCATGGTGATATACGAGCTTGGAAGCGATTACGCAATGTTTTCTGAATATCTTGGTATGAAAGACAAGAGAATTTTCAAGTATGTCTTCAGAAACTCCCTCCTCCCGCAGATTACAGGACTCGCTTTGAGCTTGGGAGGGGTTCTGGGAGGAGCCCTCATCACTGAGATCGTGTTCAATTACCCTGGAACGGGATATCTACTCTTCAGGGCTTTGACTACACTCGATTATCCATTGATTCAGGGAATCTTTGTGATTCTTATTGCCTCTATCTATCTCGCCAACTTCATTGTGGATTTCCTTTACGCTCTGATAGATCCAAGAATAAGACTGGGACAGGAGGCATAA
- a CDS encoding carbohydrate binding domain-containing protein, producing the protein MMSRLVFALLLFPVFILAQNILGNASFDEPILIAGVDIDPPAEDGSIDTGGNWVFFTNSNGEGTARVENGVLVVEITNGGDHTWSVQIIQAPIRVEKLHKYRVSFRAKASSQKNIGVKIGGTAGRGWTAYNPGTDESGGMVFELGTDWQKYEFEFVMRQETDENARFEFQLGRYTGTVWIDDVVMEDIGVLEVSGEENEIYTEEDEDKVEDWQLVWSQEFDDGVIDPNIWNFEIGNGHAKGIPGWGNGELEYYTDENAFVENGCLVIEARKEQVSDEYGTYDYTSARMTTEGKFEIKYGKIEIRAKLPKGKGIWPALWMLGNNIGEVGWPTCGEIDIMEMLGHDTRTVYGTAHGPGYSGGASIGVAYHLPEGVPDFSEDFHIFSIEWDEDEVEWYVDGQLYHVLSKDELAELGLEWVFDHPFFLILNVAVGGYWPGYPDETTQFPQRMYIDYIRVYKDMNPETITGEVDDCEYEQAQQQAGPEVTYEQINNGTFDEPIVNDQANNPDEWFIWQAGDYGISGARVSDYGVRDGYAYITIADPGTDTWHIQFNQWIGLYRGKTYTISFKAKADTPRPINVKILQNHDPWTNYFAQTVNLTADWQTFTFTYTHPDDADEVVQISFELGEGTATTIYFDDVTVSPQ; encoded by the coding sequence ATGATGAGCAGGCTGGTTTTCGCTCTGCTTCTCTTTCCTGTTTTCATTCTGGCTCAAAACATCCTTGGCAACGCTTCTTTCGATGAACCAATTCTCATCGCAGGTGTGGATATAGACCCACCCGCAGAGGATGGCTCTATAGACACAGGAGGAAACTGGGTATTCTTCACCAATTCAAACGGTGAGGGAACGGCTCGAGTCGAAAACGGCGTTCTCGTGGTTGAGATAACAAACGGAGGAGATCACACCTGGTCGGTTCAGATCATACAGGCTCCCATACGTGTTGAGAAACTCCACAAGTACAGAGTTTCTTTCCGAGCCAAGGCTTCCTCTCAAAAGAACATCGGGGTGAAGATAGGAGGAACGGCCGGAAGAGGATGGACCGCGTACAACCCCGGTACCGACGAATCCGGCGGCATGGTCTTCGAGCTCGGAACAGATTGGCAGAAGTACGAGTTCGAATTCGTCATGAGACAGGAGACCGATGAAAATGCTCGTTTCGAGTTTCAGCTTGGAAGGTATACCGGCACGGTCTGGATAGACGACGTAGTGATGGAGGACATCGGTGTTCTCGAGGTAAGCGGTGAGGAAAACGAAATCTACACCGAGGAGGATGAAGACAAAGTGGAAGACTGGCAGCTCGTTTGGAGTCAGGAGTTCGATGACGGTGTTATCGATCCGAACATCTGGAACTTCGAGATAGGAAACGGTCATGCAAAAGGTATTCCAGGCTGGGGTAACGGGGAACTCGAGTACTATACAGACGAAAACGCGTTCGTTGAGAACGGCTGTCTTGTGATTGAGGCAAGAAAAGAACAGGTTTCCGATGAGTACGGAACCTACGACTACACCTCAGCCAGGATGACCACAGAAGGAAAATTCGAAATAAAGTACGGAAAAATCGAAATAAGGGCAAAACTTCCAAAAGGAAAAGGTATCTGGCCCGCTCTCTGGATGCTCGGAAACAACATAGGAGAGGTCGGATGGCCCACCTGTGGTGAGATAGACATCATGGAAATGCTTGGCCACGACACCAGAACCGTTTATGGAACAGCACACGGTCCGGGATATTCTGGTGGTGCGAGTATAGGTGTTGCCTATCATCTTCCAGAAGGAGTTCCTGATTTCTCCGAAGACTTCCACATTTTCTCCATCGAGTGGGACGAAGACGAAGTGGAGTGGTACGTGGACGGACAGCTCTACCACGTCCTCAGCAAGGATGAACTGGCCGAACTCGGTCTTGAGTGGGTTTTCGACCATCCGTTCTTCCTCATTCTGAACGTTGCCGTGGGAGGCTACTGGCCGGGTTATCCCGACGAAACCACCCAATTCCCGCAGAGAATGTACATCGACTACATCAGAGTCTATAAAGATATGAATCCGGAAACAATCACCGGGGAAGTGGATGACTGCGAATATGAACAAGCACAGCAGCAGGCAGGTCCCGAGGTGACCTATGAACAGATAAATAACGGCACTTTCGACGAACCTATTGTGAACGATCAGGCCAACAACCCGGACGAATGGTTCATTTGGCAGGCGGGAGATTACGGGATCAGCGGTGCCAGGGTCTCCGATTACGGTGTCAGGGATGGCTACGCTTATATCACGATAGCCGATCCTGGAACTGACACGTGGCATATTCAGTTCAACCAGTGGATAGGTCTTTACAGAGGAAAAACCTACACCATTTCTTTCAAAGCAAAAGCGGATACACCAAGACCTATAAATGTGAAAATTCTGCAGAATCACGATCCCTGGACCAACTATTTTGCTCAAACGGTGAATCTCACAGCGGACTGGCAGACGTTCACGTTCACCTACACGCATCCAGACGATGCGGATGAGGTCGTTCAGATCAGTTTCGAACTCGGAGAAGGAACGGCAACTACGATTTATTTCGATGATGTCACGGTGAGCCCTCAATGA
- a CDS encoding ABC transporter ATP-binding protein: MKEILLKAENVRAYYKLEKVSVKAVDGLSFEILEDEVIGVVGESGCGKTTLSNVIFMNMVKPLTLVDGKIFLRVNGEFVELSSMTRDEVKRKFWGKEITIIPQAAMNALMPTIRMEKYVRHLAESHGIDEEELLDKARRRFEEVGLDPLWIKRYPFELSGGMRQRAVIAIATILNPSLLIADEPTSALDVVNQKVLLKVLMQMKRQGIVKSIIFITHDIATVRQIADRMIIMYAGKIVEFAPVESLLEKPLHPYTQGLFNSVLTPEPEVKKRGITTIPGAPPNLINPPSGCRFHPRCPHAMDVCKEKEPPLTEIEPGRRVACWLYMEERA; the protein is encoded by the coding sequence ATGAAAGAAATACTTTTGAAAGCAGAAAATGTGAGGGCCTACTATAAACTGGAAAAGGTTTCTGTCAAAGCTGTGGATGGTTTGTCTTTTGAAATACTGGAAGACGAAGTTATAGGGGTTGTCGGTGAATCTGGTTGTGGAAAGACAACTCTCTCGAACGTGATCTTCATGAACATGGTAAAGCCGTTGACACTCGTTGATGGAAAGATATTTCTGAGAGTTAACGGAGAGTTTGTGGAGCTGTCGTCCATGACAAGAGACGAAGTGAAAAGAAAATTCTGGGGAAAAGAGATAACGATAATACCCCAGGCAGCGATGAACGCACTGATGCCCACCATCAGGATGGAAAAGTATGTGAGGCATCTTGCGGAATCGCACGGAATAGACGAAGAGGAACTTTTGGATAAAGCCAGAAGAAGATTTGAAGAGGTAGGGCTCGATCCACTTTGGATTAAAAGGTATCCTTTTGAACTAAGTGGTGGAATGAGACAAAGAGCCGTGATAGCGATCGCAACTATATTGAATCCGAGCCTTCTCATAGCTGATGAGCCAACTTCCGCTCTGGATGTTGTGAATCAAAAGGTTCTTTTGAAAGTCCTGATGCAGATGAAACGCCAAGGAATCGTGAAGAGCATAATCTTCATCACCCATGACATAGCGACTGTAAGGCAGATCGCAGACAGAATGATCATCATGTACGCTGGAAAGATAGTTGAGTTCGCACCTGTGGAAAGTCTCCTGGAAAAACCGCTTCATCCTTACACCCAGGGGCTTTTCAATTCGGTTCTCACTCCAGAACCAGAGGTGAAAAAGAGAGGAATCACCACCATTCCTGGAGCTCCACCCAATCTCATAAATCCTCCATCTGGCTGCAGATTCCATCCTAGATGCCCTCACGCGATGGATGTCTGTAAAGAAAAAGAACCACCGCTAACGGAGATAGAACCAGGAAGAAGAGTTGCATGCTGGCTTTACATGGAGGAGAGAGCATGA